A region from the Sphingopyxis lindanitolerans genome encodes:
- a CDS encoding helix-turn-helix domain-containing protein gives MSDTRRKGPLAIGELTQQLFGRAYGDRSRGGKHITKARVRGGSKEAGSDVEKGFLAARDTKTRKGCWRAINLAFEKGRALRAELRREPREITQFEHYCMSITNSTIRVYQALLRMEERFRGNVVPSYEMIAEWATVSRATVARALNALTSIGLLARLRRYVHTVTEDGARSEQTSNAYRVELPRMLLELLDRRKRPAPVPDDEAQRLQDRLEDEAWMLSRLSKADYIRETTTCKATAEALISLWNGICARDGVVA, from the coding sequence ATGAGTGACACCAGAAGAAAAGGGCCGCTGGCGATCGGGGAGCTGACCCAGCAGCTTTTCGGCCGAGCCTATGGCGACCGTAGCCGGGGCGGGAAGCACATCACCAAGGCCCGCGTGCGCGGCGGCAGCAAGGAAGCCGGGAGCGACGTAGAAAAGGGCTTCCTCGCGGCGCGAGACACCAAGACGCGCAAGGGATGCTGGCGTGCGATCAATCTGGCGTTTGAAAAGGGCCGCGCCCTGCGCGCGGAGCTGCGGCGCGAGCCGCGCGAGATAACGCAGTTCGAGCACTATTGCATGAGCATCACCAATTCCACGATCCGGGTGTATCAAGCCCTGTTGCGGATGGAGGAGCGTTTCAGGGGCAACGTGGTGCCCAGCTATGAAATGATAGCCGAATGGGCGACCGTCTCTAGGGCCACCGTCGCAAGGGCCTTGAACGCCCTTACCAGCATCGGCTTGCTGGCGCGCCTGCGGCGCTACGTCCACACCGTCACAGAGGACGGGGCGCGATCAGAGCAGACCTCCAATGCCTATCGGGTGGAATTGCCGAGGATGCTTCTCGAATTGCTCGACCGGCGCAAGCGCCCTGCCCCGGTGCCCGACGACGAGGCCCAGCGCCTACAGGACCGGCTTGAAGATGAGGCTTGGATGCTCTCCCGGTTGAGCAAGGCCGATTACATACGGGAGACGACGACATGCAAGGCCACAGCGGAGGCCCTAATCAGCCTATGGAACGGCATTTGCGCCCGTGATGGCGTTGTTGCCTAG